GCGAAAAAGGTCCAACGCCCGGAAGGGGAAATTTTCCGGGCAGCGGCTCAACCTCATAGTTGAAGTCGATCAGAATGCCCTTGCCAAAGCCCGATTCAATAAAGCAGTTAGCGTGTCCGTCAAAGTCTGGTTTTAATGGGCGTCCGTCGATATATCTTAAAATGTTTTCAAAAAGCACTTCAGACTCGAAATGAGCTACAGACCCCGCTTTAGAGCTGGGCAGGTCGGTTGCATCTCCAATGACGAAGATGTTTTCGTATTGCTTGGATTGCAGGGTGTGTTTATCGGTGGGGATGAAGTTGAGATCATCGCCCAGGCCGGAGTTACCAATGACTTCCGCGCCCATGTTGGTGGGAATGGTGACCAGCAGGTCGTAATCGACCGCTTTTTCGTCCCAGGAATAAATTTTGTTATTGGCGCTGTCCACGCGACCGGTGTTGAAATCTGCCGTTAATTTAATGTTCTTCTTCTCTAAGAATTGACCTAAAAATTTGGCCGCAATCGGCTTGGTAAATGCGCCGGGCAGAGGGGTGACCAATTCGATTTCCACCTTATCTCTTATACCCTGCTCTGTGAAATACCAATCGGCCAAAAAGACAAATTCAAGCGGAGCCACCGGGCATTTGATGGGCATTTCCACAATATTGACCACCATCTTTCCGCCTTCCCAGAATTTCAGGAATTTGCGCAAGGCTTCGGCGCCCTTTAAGGTGTAAAAGTCAAAAATATTTTTGTGCCAGCCTTCGCCGGTCATGCCTTCGGTTTCTTCAGGCGCAATGCGGCTGCCCGTGGCAATAATCATCAAATCATAATGAATAACTTTGCCGTTGCTCAATTTGACGCGGTTATCCGCGGCTTGAATTTCTTCTATGGTAGAGACAATGACTTCTACCTCAGAAGGGAAAAAATCCCGTTTGGGTTTAATTACATCATTCCGATTGTAAATGCCAAAGGGAATGAAGAGGAAACCGGGTTGATAGTAGTGCGTTTCTTCCTGATCAACCAGGGTGATTTGCCATTCATTGGCATCGAGAACCGGCGCCAGTTTGTTGGCCATCATCGTTCCGGCAGTTCCACCGCCGAGTATTAAAAGTCGCTTCATGCAAACCTCCTTAATAGCAGTTATTTTTGTTCTTTATGTTTGTCATCATGTCCAAAGATTACGGATTTCAATTTATTGCAATGAAAATCGAGCCGATAAACCTCACACTGACGGCAATCTTCTGTTAAACATTTTTCTCCTTTATTTCTCAAGCTCCAACAGGGCCCAAGGGCATCGTAATAGGCCGGGCAGGAGAGACAATCGTTGTCCAGGCCACCTTTAAACTCCCAGCAGGGAATAAAAGAGAAGATGCGCTTAATGCCCTGAATATTGATGCCTTCTTCGGTGATCATCCGACGAATACAGGCAAGGCGGTCAAGATCAAAAAGGCTGTACATACGTCGCCCTGTTTCTGTTTTGTAGGGAATGATCAAGCCTTCTTGCTCATACATGCGAATGGTTTGAACGGCAACGCCAATTTTTTTGGCGATGGTTCCAATTGTAAAAACCGGTTCGTAATATTCAATAGGATGACTCATTTACCACAATGCTCCATTTTAAAACATTCAAAATCTACATTTTAAAATGTAGATAAGCAATATGTGTGCCAATAGAAAGATGGCGGTTTTTCAAGGTTTTGCTCCTGCCGCGCGCTAAAAATTTTCCTACATTTGAGAAATATAGAGAAATGACTTGCTAAAAATGAAAATGTATTTTGGTGGCCAACTTTTTATGTAATGGTATTGACACAGATGTTAAATATATATAACTTAAAAGTGATGCATGTAACAAGTACCATGGTTTTTTAATCTAAGGAGGTAGTATGGCTCGTTATCTAACCGTTTTTATTCTCATGGCTTTCTTAAGCGCCGGTTCTTTGTTTGCCGATCGCAGGAATTATGTCTGGACTTACCAATATAAAACCATGTCCGGCGGCAACACGGAGCTGGAACTTTACCAGACGACCAGGATTTCGACACTTAATTTCTGGGAGTATCGTGTTGAGGTTGAGCATGGACTTACCGACCACTGGGATTTCTCGGTTTACCAGATATTCAGTCAGTGGGAAGGCGAGGCATTTCAATGGGAGGCGGTGCAATTTCGTACCCGCTACCGTTTTGGAGAAGTTGGACAATATATTTTGGATCCTTTGATCTACTTTGAATATATCCGTAAAATCGATTTTAATAAACCTAATAAAATTGAATTAAGATTAATTCTGGGAAAACAACTGAATCGTTTTAATCTGGCCATGAATCCGATTTACGAATTCATGTTTGCTCCCGGTCTCGAGCATGAGTTGGGGTATGATATGGGAATTTCTTATGAGTTTTCACCCAAATTTGTGGCGGGCCTGGAGACGGTCACGCGCCTGGAATTTGAAGAGGGCGAAACCGAAATTGGCAGCTATCTGGGGCCGACGGTGTCTTTTGCTTCGGGGGAATGGTGGTACACCATTGGCGCGCTGTTCGGACTTAACGAGCATGCGGACACGATGCGCGTTCGATTTTTGATGGGGATCGGTTTATGAAGTTGAGATTACTCTGGGGGATTAGCGTTGCGCTCGGCCTGATCTGGATTGGCTGTACGCCAAAAACGCCGTCCCGGCCGATTTCGGAAGAGGAACGTTTATTCCGTTCTAAATGCGTTTCCTGTCATAGCCTGCCGGATGTGCAGCAAAAAAGGGATTGGGAGGCCCTTTTGCAAAATCATGAAAAAAAGTTAAAGTTAAACCAGCAGCAGCGAGAGATGTTGTTGAGATATTTTTCCTCGTTTGCACAATAACGGTTTGGGAATTAGAAAAACCAATGGAGGCTTTCGGTCTGTTATGGCCGGAAGCCTTTGTGTTAATGATACTTTGTCATTATCATTTAATAAAACGCTCAGTTACACTTGTCATTCTGTGGAGCGCTTTCCACTAATGTATTTTCGAGGAGTGCAGCGACGAGAAATCTTTTTCTTGTCATGTTTTGGGAAGATTTCTCCTCGCCCGTAGGACGGGCTCGTCGAAATGACAAAAAAGAGTAGGGCGGGCTCGTCGAAATGACAAAAAAGAGTAGGGCGGGCTCGTCGAAATGACAAAAAAGAGTAGGACGGGCTCGTCGAAATGACAGGGGAATGCCTGCGGATCAGGGTAGTCCAAATGACAGCGTAGGCCGTTTTTATTAACACTTTAACCTTTCATCTCTTACACTGTTTCATCTCCACCCTCTCTTTGCGAGTAATCTTTTGAAATTTTTGGGAACATTTGATCATTTTACAGGTATGATTTTATTTTAATTTTGGGCAAAATAACGGTGCGCCTGAATAATTTGATTTAAAACGTAACTTCTTTTAAATTTATAAGTTTGAATAAAGCCACGAAAAATCGTAATAATTTGGAGGAGAGAGTAGCTATGATTAAGTCGAGAGTTCTGATACTTACGGCCATTATTTTTTCGATAATGGTTTTGGCTTGTTCTTCAAAATTGTCCGAAGAAGAATATTATGAAAAGGCAAAAGAAGCCTACAGTAAAGAACAATATACCCAGGCGCTGGATTACTTTAAAAAGATTCTGGAATATTATCCGCAGGGCAAGCGCGCGGCAGAGTCTTTATTTATGTTAGGATTTATCAACGCCAATGATCTGAAAAAATACGACGAGGCCAAAAAATATTATCAGCAATTTGTGGATAAATATCCCGATCATGAACTGGCCGACGACGCGCAATATGAGATTAAAACTCTGGGTAAAGATTTAGACGAGCTTCCATTTCTTAAGGAGATGGGCGCCGATTCAGCATCCCAATGAGATTTCTTCATGCAAACAGCGATCGTAAAGACGGCAGTTGAAACATGAAAACGCTTGCAAACATACTCGCTTTAATATGGATTACATCAGGCCTGGTTTTTGCTTTGAACGGCGGAGCGGACTCTTTGCAG
This sequence is a window from Caldithrix abyssi DSM 13497. Protein-coding genes within it:
- a CDS encoding NAD(P)/FAD-dependent oxidoreductase — encoded protein: MKRLLILGGGTAGTMMANKLAPVLDANEWQITLVDQEETHYYQPGFLFIPFGIYNRNDVIKPKRDFFPSEVEVIVSTIEEIQAADNRVKLSNGKVIHYDLMIIATGSRIAPEETEGMTGEGWHKNIFDFYTLKGAEALRKFLKFWEGGKMVVNIVEMPIKCPVAPLEFVFLADWYFTEQGIRDKVEIELVTPLPGAFTKPIAAKFLGQFLEKKNIKLTADFNTGRVDSANNKIYSWDEKAVDYDLLVTIPTNMGAEVIGNSGLGDDLNFIPTDKHTLQSKQYENIFVIGDATDLPSSKAGSVAHFESEVLFENILRYIDGRPLKPDFDGHANCFIESGFGKGILIDFNYEVEPLPGKFPLPGVGPFSLLQETRMNHWGKMTFRWVYWNLLLKGAEFPIEAQMSMAGKMRQ
- a CDS encoding tetratricopeptide repeat protein — protein: MIKSRVLILTAIIFSIMVLACSSKLSEEEYYEKAKEAYSKEQYTQALDYFKKILEYYPQGKRAAESLFMLGFINANDLKKYDEAKKYYQQFVDKYPDHELADDAQYEIKTLGKDLDELPFLKEMGADSASQ
- a CDS encoding MerR family transcriptional regulator, translated to MSHPIEYYEPVFTIGTIAKKIGVAVQTIRMYEQEGLIIPYKTETGRRMYSLFDLDRLACIRRMITEEGINIQGIKRIFSFIPCWEFKGGLDNDCLSCPAYYDALGPCWSLRNKGEKCLTEDCRQCEVYRLDFHCNKLKSVIFGHDDKHKEQK